The following proteins come from a genomic window of Hyalangium minutum:
- the allB gene encoding allantoinase AllB has protein sequence MNGGPWVLASRRVVTDSGVQEAAVVVKDGKVEAVVPPQSAPQGLPVTDVGNHVVMPGVVDCHAHINEPGRTEWEGFETATRAAAAGGITTVVDMPLNSIPATTSREALRIKAASAEGRCAIDYGFWGGVIPGNAGELEGMVDAGVTGFKCFLIQSGVDEFPHVTREDLERAMPILARRGVPLIVHAELTEHEAPPQGDTRAYESYLKSRPRRWEDDAIRMMIDLCRKHRGRVHIVHLSSSDALADISAAKKEGLPFTVETCPHYLTFDAEHIPDGATHFKCAPPIREAENREKLWAGLAQGDIDMVVSDHSPCTPALKHLDRGDFAAAWGGIASLQFSLPAVWTGMRQRGHGVEELVRWMCRNPARLIGLEGVKGTLAPGADADLLVFDPEASFTPEPSGVLHRHKLTPYAGRALQGVVERSWVRGVPVYSRGQPLPRPSGQWVRRPGAA, from the coding sequence TTGAACGGAGGACCCTGGGTACTGGCCAGCCGCCGCGTCGTCACCGACAGCGGTGTGCAGGAAGCCGCAGTGGTGGTGAAGGACGGAAAGGTGGAGGCGGTGGTGCCGCCCCAGAGCGCGCCGCAGGGCCTGCCAGTGACGGACGTGGGCAACCACGTGGTGATGCCCGGCGTGGTGGACTGCCACGCACACATCAACGAGCCCGGCCGCACCGAGTGGGAGGGTTTCGAGACGGCCACGCGCGCGGCGGCCGCCGGGGGCATCACCACCGTGGTGGACATGCCCCTCAACTCCATCCCCGCCACCACGTCGCGCGAGGCGCTGCGCATCAAGGCCGCCTCCGCCGAGGGCCGCTGCGCCATCGACTACGGCTTCTGGGGCGGCGTCATCCCCGGCAACGCGGGCGAGCTGGAGGGCATGGTCGACGCCGGAGTGACGGGCTTCAAGTGCTTCCTCATCCAGTCGGGCGTGGACGAGTTCCCCCACGTCACCCGCGAGGACCTGGAGCGCGCCATGCCCATCCTCGCGCGGCGGGGCGTGCCGCTCATCGTCCACGCGGAGCTCACCGAGCACGAGGCTCCACCCCAGGGCGACACGCGCGCCTACGAGAGCTACCTGAAGTCCCGCCCCCGCCGCTGGGAGGATGACGCCATCCGGATGATGATCGACCTGTGCCGCAAGCACCGGGGCCGCGTCCACATCGTTCACCTGTCCTCCTCGGATGCGCTGGCGGACATCTCGGCCGCGAAGAAGGAGGGCCTGCCCTTCACCGTGGAGACGTGCCCCCACTACCTCACCTTCGACGCGGAGCACATTCCGGACGGCGCCACCCACTTCAAGTGTGCCCCGCCCATCCGCGAGGCGGAGAACCGCGAGAAGCTCTGGGCCGGGCTCGCCCAGGGCGACATCGACATGGTGGTGTCGGACCACTCGCCGTGCACCCCGGCCCTCAAGCACCTGGACCGCGGAGACTTCGCGGCGGCGTGGGGCGGCATCGCCTCGCTCCAGTTCAGCCTGCCTGCTGTGTGGACGGGCATGCGCCAGCGCGGGCATGGAGTGGAGGAGCTCGTCCGGTGGATGTGCCGCAACCCGGCCCGGCTCATCGGCCTGGAGGGCGTGAAGGGCACCCTGGCCCCTGGCGCGGACGCGGATCTGCTCGTGTTCGACCCGGAGGCCTCCTTCACCCCGGAGCCCTCGGGCGTGCTGCACCGCCACAAGCTCACGCCGTACGCGGGGCGCGCACTCCAGGGCGTGGTGGAGCGCTCGTGGGTTCGAGGGGTTCCCGTTTATTCACGAGGTCAACCCTTACCCCGTCCTTCAGGTCAGTGGGTGCGCCGTCCTGGCGCGGCATGA
- a CDS encoding pyridoxamine 5'-phosphate oxidase family protein encodes MNPPSSDVAFSPAVKQVQSERGSRAAYSRMERDGGFETEVTESLRAFLAQIDTGFLATASAEGQPYIQHRGGPRGFIRGLDSHTLGFVDFVGNRQYISTGNLSENNRVCLFLIDYARQRRVKVWGTARTVPATDELLAQLAPAEYRARPEQVVLITVSAWDVNCPKHLPQKLDAAEVAQALQRLENRIAELEAENRRLRGARP; translated from the coding sequence ATGAATCCCCCTTCGAGCGATGTGGCCTTCTCCCCGGCGGTGAAGCAGGTGCAGAGCGAGCGCGGCTCCCGGGCCGCGTACTCCCGGATGGAGCGCGACGGTGGCTTCGAGACCGAGGTGACGGAGAGCCTGCGCGCGTTCCTCGCGCAGATAGACACAGGGTTCCTGGCCACCGCGAGCGCCGAGGGGCAGCCGTACATCCAGCACCGAGGCGGTCCCCGAGGCTTCATCCGGGGGCTCGACAGCCACACGCTCGGGTTCGTCGATTTCGTGGGCAACCGCCAGTACATCTCGACGGGCAACCTGTCCGAGAACAATCGGGTCTGTCTCTTCCTCATCGACTACGCGCGCCAGCGCCGCGTCAAGGTCTGGGGCACGGCGCGGACCGTCCCCGCGACGGACGAGCTATTGGCCCAGCTCGCTCCCGCTGAATACCGGGCGCGCCCCGAGCAGGTGGTCCTCATCACGGTGAGCGCTTGGGACGTGAACTGCCCAAAGCACCTCCCGCAGAAGCTCGATGCCGCCGAGGTGGCGCAGGCGCTCCAGCGGCTGGAGAATCGCATCGCCGAGCTGGAAGCCGAGAACCGCCGCCTCCGAGGGGCTCGCCCGTAG
- a CDS encoding amidohydrolase family protein, whose protein sequence is MNRRVFVGFVFMAGGLLLGACAHAPQRDTSLQPIIDVHFHATGAEEQGPPPLAMCVSGESLPVWDPRKPWAEPFTVWLKQPTCSDPVWSQTTDEAVMRESIEVLRRYNITALTSGGAEGLVEKWHAAEPTRIVPTLYFNLADPQHPSVETVRQWFKEGRYKALAEVTNQYGGIEPNDPAFEPYLALAEELDVPVGIHIGAGPPGAPYLGFEKYRARMHSPLALEEVLMKHPKLRIYVMHAGWPMLDDMLAVMWAHPQVYVDTGVIIYALPKAEFYRYLQRLVEAGFGNRVMFGSDQMVWPGVVPKALQLIEQAPFLSEAQKRDILYNNAARFLRMEGASAK, encoded by the coding sequence ATGAACCGGCGGGTATTCGTTGGCTTCGTCTTCATGGCTGGAGGGCTGCTGCTCGGAGCGTGCGCACACGCGCCCCAGCGCGACACTTCATTGCAGCCCATCATCGACGTGCACTTCCACGCCACGGGAGCGGAGGAGCAGGGCCCTCCCCCGCTCGCCATGTGCGTGTCGGGTGAGTCCCTTCCGGTATGGGATCCGCGCAAGCCGTGGGCAGAGCCGTTCACCGTGTGGCTCAAGCAGCCCACTTGCAGTGATCCGGTGTGGTCGCAGACGACAGACGAGGCAGTGATGCGCGAGAGCATCGAGGTGCTGCGGCGCTACAACATCACGGCCCTGACGAGCGGCGGCGCCGAGGGCCTTGTGGAGAAGTGGCATGCCGCCGAGCCCACCCGGATCGTGCCCACGCTGTACTTCAACCTGGCGGATCCGCAGCATCCTTCGGTGGAGACGGTACGGCAGTGGTTCAAGGAGGGGCGCTACAAGGCGCTCGCCGAGGTGACGAACCAGTACGGCGGCATCGAACCCAATGACCCGGCCTTCGAGCCCTACCTCGCGCTGGCCGAGGAGCTGGATGTGCCGGTGGGCATCCACATTGGGGCAGGGCCACCGGGAGCGCCATACCTGGGGTTCGAGAAGTACCGCGCCCGGATGCACTCGCCGCTGGCGCTCGAGGAGGTGCTCATGAAGCACCCCAAGCTGCGGATCTACGTCATGCACGCGGGCTGGCCGATGCTCGACGACATGCTCGCGGTGATGTGGGCGCATCCGCAGGTCTACGTGGACACGGGCGTCATCATCTATGCGCTGCCCAAGGCCGAGTTCTACCGGTACCTCCAGCGCCTCGTCGAAGCGGGGTTCGGGAACCGGGTCATGTTCGGGTCGGACCAGATGGTGTGGCCCGGTGTCGTCCCCAAGGCCCTCCAGCTCATCGAGCAGGCGCCGTTCCTGAGCGAGGCGCAGAAGCGCGACATCCTCTACAACAACGCCGCGCGGTTCCTGCGGATGGAGGGTGCGTCCGCGAAGTGA
- a CDS encoding DUF6986 family protein translates to MTPKLSSRIPAARAALTKSNQEYTQVYPGESPSRQPVHTVYGGAQLFKAETARKMGQLALAALREHAPDAKTLATCLSLPEHDGLATRVYERVVAKLEREPVEDLRIDFEDGYGYRPDAEEDGHAVSAAEQLARGLAEGLLPPFVGIRIKSLTEELFERASRTLELFVTTLLERTGGKLPANFVVTLPKVLSPEQVTALVRMLEVLEQDKGLAPGTLKLELMVETPQSLFDRQGRLALPSLVAAAEGRCVGAHLGVYDYTATLNITAAYQSMMHPACDFARHVAQVSLAGTGVALSDGATNVMPVGPHKRDGGRVLTEAQQQENRETVHRAWRLAYEHTRHSLELGYYQGWDLHPAQLPVRYAAVYAFFLEGLDAASRRLKSFMEKAAQATLLGDVFDDAATGQGLLNSFLRGIACGAITEEEALATGLSLEELRSRSFLKILEGRRKTESTRATHA, encoded by the coding sequence ATGACGCCGAAGCTCTCCTCCCGCATCCCGGCCGCGCGTGCGGCGCTGACGAAGTCCAACCAGGAGTACACCCAGGTGTACCCGGGGGAGTCTCCGAGCCGCCAGCCCGTGCACACGGTGTACGGCGGGGCGCAGCTCTTCAAGGCGGAGACGGCGCGGAAGATGGGTCAGCTGGCGCTGGCGGCGCTGCGCGAGCACGCCCCAGATGCGAAGACGTTGGCCACGTGCCTGAGCCTGCCGGAGCACGACGGGTTGGCCACGCGGGTATACGAGCGCGTGGTGGCCAAGCTCGAGCGCGAGCCGGTGGAGGACCTCCGCATCGACTTCGAGGATGGGTACGGGTACCGGCCGGACGCGGAGGAGGACGGGCACGCGGTGTCCGCCGCGGAGCAGCTGGCCCGGGGCCTGGCGGAGGGTCTGCTTCCGCCCTTCGTGGGCATCCGCATCAAGTCGCTCACGGAAGAGCTGTTCGAGCGGGCCTCGCGCACGCTGGAGCTGTTCGTCACCACGCTGCTGGAGCGCACGGGCGGCAAGTTACCGGCGAACTTCGTCGTCACGCTGCCCAAGGTCCTCTCGCCCGAGCAGGTGACGGCGCTGGTGCGCATGCTGGAGGTGCTGGAGCAGGACAAGGGTCTGGCGCCGGGCACGCTGAAGCTGGAGCTGATGGTGGAGACGCCGCAGTCCCTGTTCGACCGGCAGGGACGGCTGGCGCTGCCATCGCTGGTGGCGGCGGCCGAGGGGCGCTGCGTGGGGGCGCACCTGGGCGTGTATGACTACACGGCCACGCTCAACATCACGGCGGCGTACCAGAGCATGATGCACCCGGCCTGCGACTTCGCGCGCCACGTGGCGCAGGTGTCGCTGGCGGGGACAGGGGTGGCGCTCTCGGATGGAGCCACCAACGTCATGCCCGTGGGGCCGCACAAGCGCGACGGAGGGCGCGTGCTCACCGAGGCGCAGCAGCAGGAGAACCGCGAGACGGTGCACCGCGCATGGCGGCTGGCGTACGAGCACACGCGGCACTCGCTGGAGCTGGGCTACTACCAGGGGTGGGACCTGCACCCGGCGCAGCTGCCGGTGCGCTACGCGGCGGTGTACGCGTTCTTCCTGGAAGGCCTGGATGCGGCCTCGCGCCGGCTCAAGAGCTTCATGGAGAAGGCAGCCCAGGCGACGCTGCTCGGGGACGTGTTCGACGACGCAGCCACGGGCCAGGGGCTGCTGAACTCATTCCTGCGCGGCATTGCCTGCGGCGCCATCACCGAGGAAGAGGCCCTGGCGACGGGGCTCTCGCTGGAGGAGCTGCGCAGCCGCTCGTTCCTGAAGATCCTCGAGGGCCGACGCAAAACCGAGTCCACCCGCGCAACACACGCTTAG
- a CDS encoding urate hydroxylase PuuD, producing the protein MNPVVQEWLNLVVRWAHVIAAIMWIGDSFLFMWLDSQLRKPGRPLEGEVVGELWMAHSGGFYEVVKRKSLQALPTPLHFFKWESYSTWITGFLLLIIVYYMGDRAMLTDASSPLSHGQAVHISLGLIIAGFIVYTGLCHTPLIRDNRAFGAVGFVLITAAAYGITQVFTPRAAFLQVGAMLGTIMASNVFRIIIPAQQEMLAATREGRPVDTSYGARAKLRSTHNHYLTLPVLFTMLSNHFPVLYGHPEPWAILALLFLAGAGVKYIMNFRAQTHPVVFAGTVGAIVTVAAITAPKSVEIDSALAAGPKVSFATAQTIVQTRCVTCHAEKPTNPSFTAPPLGVMLDTPERLKAHAQRIFVRAVQTHTMPLGNMTAMTEEERKQLGAWVAQGSDILAPGPAAVPTAAPVAAPTYASAAEEARVAFTQRCVPCHGAEGRGNGPSAAALNPKPRNYRDPEWQKSVTDERIALTILMGGAAMGKSPSMPGNPDLTEKPEVVSELVKLLRSFGQEGNP; encoded by the coding sequence ATGAACCCCGTCGTCCAGGAATGGCTGAACCTCGTTGTCCGCTGGGCCCACGTGATTGCCGCCATCATGTGGATCGGCGACTCGTTCCTCTTCATGTGGCTGGACAGCCAGCTGCGCAAGCCCGGCCGCCCCCTCGAGGGTGAGGTCGTCGGCGAGCTGTGGATGGCTCACAGCGGCGGCTTCTACGAGGTCGTCAAGCGCAAGAGCCTCCAGGCCCTGCCGACCCCGCTCCACTTCTTCAAGTGGGAGTCCTACTCCACCTGGATCACCGGCTTCCTGCTGCTCATCATCGTCTACTACATGGGCGACCGCGCGATGCTCACCGACGCGAGCTCGCCCCTGTCTCATGGGCAGGCCGTCCACATCAGCCTCGGCCTCATCATCGCGGGCTTCATCGTCTACACCGGGCTCTGCCACACGCCCCTCATCCGCGACAACCGCGCGTTCGGCGCCGTGGGCTTCGTCCTCATCACCGCCGCCGCCTACGGCATCACCCAGGTCTTCACTCCGCGCGCCGCCTTCCTCCAGGTGGGAGCCATGCTCGGCACCATCATGGCCTCCAACGTCTTCCGCATCATCATCCCCGCCCAGCAGGAGATGCTGGCCGCCACGCGGGAGGGCCGCCCGGTCGATACCTCGTACGGCGCCCGCGCCAAGCTGCGCTCGACGCACAACCACTACCTGACGCTGCCCGTGCTGTTCACCATGCTGTCCAACCACTTCCCGGTGCTCTACGGGCACCCGGAGCCGTGGGCCATTCTCGCCCTGCTGTTCCTCGCGGGCGCTGGCGTGAAGTACATCATGAACTTCCGCGCCCAGACTCACCCGGTGGTGTTCGCCGGCACGGTGGGCGCCATCGTCACCGTCGCGGCCATCACTGCCCCGAAGTCCGTCGAGATCGACTCCGCGCTCGCCGCGGGCCCCAAGGTCTCGTTCGCCACGGCGCAGACCATCGTCCAGACGCGCTGCGTGACGTGCCACGCCGAGAAGCCCACCAACCCGTCCTTCACCGCACCGCCCCTGGGCGTGATGCTCGACACCCCCGAGCGCCTGAAGGCCCATGCCCAGCGCATCTTCGTGCGCGCGGTACAGACCCATACGATGCCGCTCGGGAACATGACCGCCATGACCGAGGAGGAGCGCAAGCAGCTCGGGGCGTGGGTCGCTCAGGGCTCGGACATCCTGGCTCCCGGTCCGGCAGCGGTGCCCACCGCCGCGCCTGTGGCCGCCCCCACGTATGCCAGCGCCGCCGAGGAGGCCCGTGTGGCCTTCACCCAGCGGTGCGTCCCCTGCCACGGTGCCGAGGGCCGCGGCAACGGTCCCTCCGCCGCAGCGCTGAACCCGAAGCCCCGGAACTATCGTGACCCCGAGTGGCAGAAGTCCGTCACGGATGAGCGCATTGCCCTGACCATCCTCATGGGCGGCGCCGCCATGGGGAAGTCGCCGAGCATGCCGGGCAACCCAGACCTCACCGAGAAGCCCGAGGTCGTCTCCGAGCTGGTGAAGTTGCTGCGCTCCTTCGGCCAAGAGGGCAATCCCTAG
- a CDS encoding DUF2339 domain-containing protein — MNGTKWDVRVLAVAGVGLMGLAAVFLWRDLQVPMEMLLAVVAVGATGLALAGVPQERPLAGPIAVLTCAVLGGAWYAATKSGLLLAGLAVTLVAAMLSVWRSRRVGGEKDRVQSVLLWYGLTAAAIAASWAFYFHFLTMGFAGDDVGRRLVLTLGWLVAGVALVLHGRARGEGVIRDAGFAFIAIAVGKALAYDTTHLSGTLRVAGLAGAGMLMLGGAWLSARNAARSA, encoded by the coding sequence GTGAACGGAACGAAGTGGGATGTGCGTGTCTTGGCTGTCGCGGGCGTGGGGCTGATGGGGCTGGCGGCGGTGTTCCTCTGGAGAGACCTGCAGGTCCCCATGGAGATGCTGCTGGCCGTCGTGGCGGTGGGGGCCACGGGGCTGGCGCTGGCGGGAGTTCCCCAGGAGCGGCCCCTCGCCGGTCCCATCGCGGTGCTCACCTGTGCCGTGCTGGGAGGCGCGTGGTACGCGGCCACCAAGTCCGGCCTGTTGCTCGCCGGCCTGGCGGTGACACTCGTGGCCGCGATGCTCTCCGTGTGGCGTTCGCGGCGCGTGGGTGGGGAGAAGGACCGCGTGCAGTCCGTGCTCCTCTGGTACGGGCTGACGGCCGCGGCCATCGCCGCTTCGTGGGCCTTCTACTTCCACTTCCTCACGATGGGCTTCGCGGGAGATGACGTGGGCCGCCGACTGGTGCTCACCCTGGGGTGGCTCGTCGCGGGTGTCGCGCTGGTGCTGCATGGCCGCGCGCGCGGTGAGGGCGTCATCCGTGACGCGGGCTTTGCGTTCATCGCCATCGCGGTGGGCAAGGCGCTGGCCTACGACACCACGCACCTCAGCGGCACCTTGCGCGTGGCGGGCCTGGCGGGCGCCGGCATGCTGATGCTGGGCGGCGCGTGGCTCTCGGCCCGGAACGCGGCTCGGAGCGCTTGA
- the alc gene encoding allantoicase, producing MQTPEEGKVRVAFAELIDLAAEKVGGKALLANDEFFAPKENLLKPGRGVFIPDKYTEFGKWMDGWETRRKRVPGYDWCILQLGLPGVIRGVNVDTHHFLGNFPEYASVDGLEVEGSPDPESLTGAAWTEIVPKTKLVGGTQNYLPVASDRRFTHVRLNIFPDGGVARFRVHGVVKPDLAKLRSGELVDLAAAENGGIVITTNDAFFGPKDNLILPGRAVTMGEGWETRRKRVPGFDWIVVKLAVPGTVHKLELDTNHFKGNYPDMASVEGCFLKEDILDFANAKDIAWQEILPRTKLQAHHQHFYESELRAQGPFTHVRLNIFPDGGISRLRVHGRPA from the coding sequence ATGCAGACCCCCGAGGAAGGCAAGGTGCGCGTCGCCTTCGCCGAGCTCATTGACTTGGCCGCCGAGAAGGTGGGCGGCAAGGCCCTACTCGCCAATGACGAGTTCTTCGCCCCCAAAGAGAACCTGCTCAAGCCGGGCCGCGGCGTGTTCATCCCGGACAAGTACACCGAGTTCGGTAAGTGGATGGACGGCTGGGAGACGCGCCGCAAGCGCGTGCCGGGCTACGACTGGTGCATCCTCCAGTTGGGCCTGCCGGGCGTCATCCGCGGCGTGAACGTGGACACCCACCATTTCCTCGGCAACTTCCCCGAGTACGCCTCGGTGGACGGGCTGGAGGTGGAGGGCTCGCCCGACCCTGAGTCGCTCACGGGCGCGGCGTGGACGGAGATCGTCCCGAAGACGAAGCTGGTGGGCGGCACGCAGAACTACCTGCCCGTGGCCAGCGACCGGCGCTTCACGCACGTGCGCCTCAACATCTTCCCGGACGGCGGCGTGGCCCGCTTCCGCGTGCACGGCGTGGTGAAGCCGGACCTGGCGAAGCTGCGCTCGGGCGAGTTGGTGGACCTGGCGGCGGCGGAGAACGGCGGCATCGTCATCACCACGAATGACGCGTTCTTCGGGCCCAAGGACAACCTCATCCTCCCGGGACGCGCCGTGACGATGGGCGAGGGCTGGGAGACGCGCCGCAAGCGCGTGCCGGGCTTCGACTGGATCGTCGTCAAGCTGGCCGTGCCGGGCACGGTGCACAAGCTGGAGCTCGACACCAACCACTTCAAGGGCAACTACCCGGACATGGCCTCGGTCGAGGGGTGCTTCCTGAAGGAAGACATCCTCGACTTCGCCAACGCGAAGGACATCGCCTGGCAGGAGATCCTCCCTCGCACGAAGCTGCAGGCGCACCACCAGCACTTCTACGAGTCCGAGCTGCGCGCCCAGGGGCCCTTCACCCACGTGCGCCTGAACATCTTCCCGGACGGCGGCATCAGCCGGCTCCGGGTCCACGGGCGTCCTGCGTGA
- the uraH gene encoding hydroxyisourate hydrolase gives MSTLSTHVLDTQWGRPAAGVPITLEAQDGTGGWRELSKGTTNSDGRVKDFLPPGTNLQPGLYRMTFHTADYFRTHSVRGFYPYVSVVFEIHSAGEHYHVPLLLSPFGYSTYRGS, from the coding sequence ATGAGCACCCTGTCCACCCACGTCCTCGACACGCAGTGGGGCCGCCCGGCGGCCGGAGTCCCCATCACCCTGGAGGCCCAGGACGGCACCGGCGGCTGGCGCGAGCTGTCCAAGGGCACCACCAACTCGGATGGCCGCGTGAAGGACTTCCTGCCCCCGGGCACGAACCTGCAGCCCGGCCTGTACCGGATGACGTTCCACACGGCGGACTACTTCCGGACGCACTCGGTGCGGGGTTTCTATCCGTACGTCTCCGTGGTGTTCGAGATCCACTCCGCGGGTGAGCACTACCACGTGCCCCTGCTGCTGAGTCCCTTCGGCTACTCCACGTACCGTGGTAGCTGA
- the uraD gene encoding 2-oxo-4-hydroxy-4-carboxy-5-ureidoimidazoline decarboxylase: MNKLEWLNGLSLEDAQAELLRCCGSHRWADAMARARPFKDVPSVYAEAGWLWSQTGPEDWKEAISHHPRIGDVEKLRERFKASGAWSEQEQKGMEGATEDVVQALADGNREYEARFGFTFLICATGKSAREMLEHLRERMTNPPALELRIAAGEQAQITRLRLEKLLTSP, translated from the coding sequence GTGAACAAGCTCGAGTGGCTCAATGGGCTGTCCCTCGAGGACGCCCAGGCGGAGCTCCTGCGGTGCTGCGGCTCGCACCGCTGGGCGGACGCCATGGCGCGGGCGCGTCCCTTCAAGGACGTGCCCTCCGTGTATGCGGAGGCCGGTTGGCTCTGGTCCCAAACGGGGCCAGAGGACTGGAAGGAAGCCATCTCTCACCACCCGCGCATCGGCGACGTGGAGAAGCTGCGCGAGCGCTTCAAGGCCTCCGGCGCCTGGTCCGAACAGGAGCAGAAGGGCATGGAGGGCGCCACCGAGGATGTGGTTCAGGCGCTCGCAGACGGCAACCGCGAGTACGAGGCGCGCTTCGGCTTCACCTTCCTCATCTGCGCCACGGGCAAGAGCGCCCGGGAGATGCTCGAGCACCTGCGCGAGCGCATGACGAACCCGCCGGCTCTAGAGCTGCGCATCGCAGCCGGCGAGCAGGCGCAAATCACCCGCCTTCGATTGGAGAAGCTCCTCACCTCGCCATGA
- a CDS encoding LysR family transcriptional regulator codes for MDRVEEWRLFVSVASLGSFIEAARAHSRSPQSVTRAIAALENRLGTRLLNRTTRSVSLTGEGERYLERSRRALGEFDLLEAPSDARTELRGMLSVTASVLFGQLHLVPVVAEFLEAHPQLDLRLTLLDRVVSLAEEGMDLGVRIGALPDSALRARLVGHVRSVICASPAYLKRAGVPKDPEALASHACIVFTNTTPIADRWSFPSGGKRERSVAVHARLIVNTAQAGIEAALAGVGLVRVLSYQVDSLLADKRLRVVLELFEPEPVPVHLVHLPGPQSRAAAAFLEFAAERLRKRLGSRT; via the coding sequence ATGGATCGAGTCGAGGAGTGGCGCCTCTTCGTGTCCGTCGCGAGCTTGGGGAGCTTCATCGAGGCGGCCCGTGCCCATTCGCGCTCCCCTCAGAGCGTCACCCGGGCCATCGCCGCGCTGGAGAATCGGCTGGGCACGCGCTTGCTGAACCGGACCACTCGCTCTGTCTCGCTCACGGGGGAAGGCGAGCGCTACCTTGAGCGCAGCCGCCGTGCGCTGGGGGAGTTCGATCTCCTCGAAGCACCCTCGGACGCTCGGACCGAGCTGCGCGGCATGCTGTCCGTGACGGCGTCGGTGCTGTTCGGACAGCTCCACCTCGTGCCGGTGGTGGCCGAGTTCCTGGAGGCCCATCCCCAGCTGGACCTGAGGCTCACCCTGCTGGATCGCGTGGTCTCGCTGGCCGAGGAGGGCATGGACTTGGGCGTGCGGATCGGGGCGCTTCCTGACTCGGCGCTGCGGGCCCGCCTCGTCGGCCACGTGCGCTCGGTCATTTGCGCGAGCCCGGCGTACTTGAAGCGCGCGGGCGTGCCGAAGGATCCGGAGGCGCTGGCCAGCCACGCGTGCATTGTGTTCACGAACACGACGCCCATCGCGGACCGGTGGTCCTTCCCGAGCGGTGGGAAGCGGGAGCGGAGCGTCGCCGTGCACGCACGGCTGATCGTCAACACGGCGCAAGCGGGCATCGAAGCCGCGCTGGCCGGAGTGGGGCTGGTGCGGGTCCTCTCCTATCAGGTGGACTCGCTGCTCGCGGACAAGCGGCTTCGCGTGGTGCTCGAGCTGTTCGAGCCAGAGCCGGTTCCGGTGCACCTCGTGCACCTGCCCGGTCCCCAGAGCCGGGCGGCGGCGGCCTTCCTAGAGTTCGCGGCCGAGCGGCTGCGGAAGAGGCTCGGCTCGCGGACCTAG